The following proteins come from a genomic window of Tenebrio molitor chromosome 9, icTenMoli1.1, whole genome shotgun sequence:
- the LOC138138808 gene encoding leucine-rich repeat-containing protein 15-like, which yields MTFHRMLTLLFLLVTTIPYLESLQNSKLHLEELTGILSSSIFPPSTNPKELYISASSVYKIENGALCTPSLERIHLEDNSFPKLTKHSFGNCPCLKTLALVHNYGLKFSVDTFSNFPNLTELAFVEQSVPHVTRELFRNLTSLKGLSIICASVEKIDEGAFSDLKNLEELSLGENALKTLDGVLTPNLHKLRMLLLDYNNLETFPWSDLENVKNLEYLALSNNKISHVDAKKVSRLAKLRSFDLSSNPLQPQTVDCVRQMLNSSVVSV from the exons ATGACATTTCACA GAATGTTGACGCTCCTTTTCTTGCTCGTCACTACAATTCCATACCTGGAGAGTCTTCAGAACTCAAAACTTCACTTAGAAGAGCTGACAGGAATCCTTTCTTCGTCAATATTTCCCCCTTCTACCAACCCTAAAGAACTATACATTTCCGCAAGTTCGGTGTACAAAATCGAAAACGGAGCTCTTTGCACCCCTTCCCTTGAACGAATTCATCTGGAGGACAACAGTTTTCCCAAACTGACAAAACACTCTTTTGGCAACTGTCCGTGTCTCAAAACCTTGGCACTGGTCCACAATTACGGCCTGAAGTTCAGCGTCGACACCTTTTCCAACTTCCCTAATCTGACAGAATTGGCTTTCGTAGAACAGAGTGTGCCTCACGTGACTAGGGAGCTCTTCCGAAATCTGACTTCGCTAAAAGGACTGTCTATCATTTGTGCAAGTGTGGAAAAAATCGACGAAGGTGCGTTCAGCGATCTGAAAAATCTAGAAGAGTTGAGCTTGGGTGAGAACGCACTGAAAACTCTTGACGGCGTATTGACTCCAAATTTACACAAGTTGAGGATGTTGCTCTTGGATTACAATAATCTGGAAACTTTCCCGTGGAGTGACctggaaaatgtcaaaaatttagaatatttgGCGCTTtcgaacaacaaaatttcccACGTCGACGCAAAGAAAGTCAGTCGGTTGGCCAAACTGCGCTCGTTCGACTTGTCCAGCAAT